A single window of Providencia stuartii DNA harbors:
- the groES gene encoding co-chaperone GroES, with amino-acid sequence MSNIKPLHDRVVIKRMEEEKLSAGGIVIPDSATEKPIKGEVVAVGTGKVLDNGQVRAPQVKVGDKVLFGKYSGTEVKLDGVELLVVKEDDLFAILG; translated from the coding sequence ATGTCCAATATCAAGCCGCTGCACGACCGCGTGGTCATCAAGCGCATGGAAGAAGAGAAGCTGTCCGCCGGCGGGATCGTGATCCCGGATTCGGCCACCGAGAAGCCGATCAAGGGCGAAGTCGTCGCCGTCGGCACCGGCAAGGTGCTGGACAACGGCCAGGTCCGCGCGCCGCAGGTCAAGGTCGGCGACAAGGTGCTGTTCGGCAAGTACAGCGGCACCGAAGTGAAGCTGGACGGCGTCGAGCTGCTGGTGGTGAAGGAAGACGACCTGTTCGCGATCCTCGGCTGA
- the cutA gene encoding divalent-cation tolerance protein CutA, whose translation MPVSALICFCTCPDADSAERIATALVAERLAACVNLLPGLRSVYRWQRKVEAAAEVLLLVKTSAEAYPALQERLRQLHPYELPELLAVEAASGLPEYLQWLAAESRPVN comes from the coding sequence ATGCCGGTGAGCGCCCTGATCTGCTTCTGCACCTGTCCCGACGCCGACAGCGCCGAGCGCATCGCCACCGCGCTGGTGGCCGAGCGCCTGGCCGCCTGCGTCAACCTCCTGCCCGGCCTGCGTTCGGTCTATCGCTGGCAACGCAAGGTCGAGGCCGCGGCCGAGGTCCTGCTGCTGGTCAAGACCAGTGCCGAGGCCTACCCCGCCCTGCAGGAACGCCTGCGCCAACTGCATCCCTACGAACTCCCGGAGCTGCTCGCGGTCGAAGCCGCGTCCGGCCTGCCCGAATACCTGCAATGGCTGGCCGCCGAGAGCCGACCGGTAAACTGA
- the groL gene encoding chaperonin GroEL (60 kDa chaperone family; promotes refolding of misfolded polypeptides especially under stressful conditions; forms two stacked rings of heptamers to form a barrel-shaped 14mer; ends can be capped by GroES; misfolded proteins enter the barrel where they are refolded when GroES binds), with amino-acid sequence MAAKDIRFGEDARSKMVRGVNVLANAVKATLGPKGRNVVLQKSYGAPTITKDGVSVAKEIELADAFENMGAQMVKEVASKTSDNAGDGTTTATVLAQAFIREGMKAVAAGMNPMDLKRGIDQAVKAAVGELKSLSKPSSTSKEIAQVGAISANSDANIGDLIAQAMDKVGKEGVITVEEGSGLDNELDVVEGMQFDRGYLSPYFVNNQQSMSADLDDPFILLYDKKISNVRDLLPVLEGVAKAGKPLLIVAEEVEGEALATLVVNTIRGIVKVCAVKAPGFGDRRKAMLEDMAILTGGVVISEEVGLSLEKATIKDLGRAKKIQVSKENTTIIDGAGEGAGIEARIKQIKAQIEETSSDYDREKLQERVAKLAGGVAVIKVGAATEVEMKEKKARVEDALHATRAAVEEGIVPGGGVALIRAKAAIAGIKGVNEDQNHGIQIALRAMEAPLREIVTNAGDEPSVILNRVVEGSGAFGYNAANGEFGDMIEFGILDPTKVTRTALQNAASIAGLMITTEAMVAEAPKKDEPAMPAGGGMGGMGGMDF; translated from the coding sequence ATGGCTGCCAAGGACATTCGTTTCGGCGAAGACGCGCGCTCCAAGATGGTGCGCGGCGTCAACGTGCTCGCCAACGCCGTGAAGGCGACCCTCGGCCCGAAGGGCCGCAACGTCGTGCTGCAGAAGAGCTACGGCGCGCCGACCATCACCAAGGACGGCGTCTCCGTCGCCAAGGAAATCGAACTGGCTGACGCGTTCGAGAACATGGGCGCGCAGATGGTGAAGGAAGTCGCTTCCAAGACCTCCGACAACGCCGGCGACGGCACCACCACCGCCACCGTGCTGGCGCAGGCGTTCATCCGCGAGGGCATGAAGGCGGTCGCCGCCGGCATGAACCCGATGGACCTGAAGCGCGGCATCGACCAGGCGGTGAAGGCCGCGGTCGGCGAACTGAAGTCGCTGTCCAAGCCGTCGTCGACCAGCAAGGAAATCGCCCAGGTCGGCGCGATCTCCGCGAACTCGGATGCCAACATCGGCGACCTGATCGCGCAGGCGATGGACAAGGTCGGCAAGGAAGGCGTGATCACGGTCGAGGAAGGCAGCGGCCTGGACAACGAACTCGACGTGGTCGAGGGCATGCAGTTCGACCGCGGCTACCTGAGCCCGTACTTCGTCAACAACCAGCAGTCGATGTCGGCCGACCTGGATGATCCCTTCATCCTGCTGTACGACAAGAAGATCTCCAACGTGCGCGACCTGCTGCCCGTCCTCGAGGGCGTGGCCAAGGCCGGCAAGCCGCTGCTGATCGTGGCGGAGGAAGTCGAAGGCGAAGCGCTGGCGACCCTGGTGGTCAACACCATCCGCGGCATCGTCAAGGTCTGCGCGGTGAAGGCCCCGGGCTTCGGCGACCGTCGCAAGGCGATGCTGGAAGACATGGCGATCCTGACCGGCGGCGTGGTGATTTCCGAGGAAGTCGGCCTGTCGCTGGAGAAGGCCACCATCAAGGACCTCGGCCGCGCCAAGAAGATCCAGGTGTCGAAGGAAAACACCACCATCATCGATGGCGCCGGCGAAGGCGCGGGCATCGAGGCGCGCATCAAGCAGATCAAGGCGCAGATCGAGGAGACCTCCTCCGACTACGACCGCGAGAAGCTGCAGGAGCGCGTGGCCAAGCTGGCCGGCGGCGTTGCGGTGATCAAGGTCGGTGCCGCCACCGAAGTCGAGATGAAGGAAAAGAAGGCGCGCGTCGAAGACGCCCTGCACGCGACCCGTGCGGCCGTCGAGGAAGGCATCGTCCCGGGCGGCGGCGTCGCCCTGATCCGTGCCAAGGCGGCGATCGCCGGCATCAAGGGCGTGAACGAAGACCAGAACCACGGCATCCAGATCGCCCTGCGCGCGATGGAAGCCCCGCTGCGCGAGATCGTGACCAATGCCGGCGATGAGCCGTCGGTCATCCTCAACCGCGTGGTCGAAGGTTCGGGTGCGTTCGGCTACAACGCCGCCAACGGCGAGTTCGGCGACATGATCGAGTTCGGCATCCTGGACCCGACCAAGGTCACCCGCACCGCGCTGCAGAACGCCGCGTCGATCGCGGGCCTGATGATCACCACCGAAGCGATGGTGGCCGAGGCCCCGAAGAAGGACGAGCCGGCGATGCCGGCCGGCGGCGGCATGGGCGGCATGGGCGGCATGGATTTCTAA
- a CDS encoding phosphoribosylanthranilate isomerase translates to MPAKIKICGISTPEALDATIAARADYAGLVFYPASPRAVTSNVAGALTSRAAGQIAMVGLFVDADDAVIADALVAAKLNALQLHGSESPERVAQLRARFGKPVWKALPVASASDVARAAAYAGAADLILFDAKTPKGALPGGMGLAFDWSLLAGYRGALPWGLAGGLNPTNVAEAIARTGAPLVDTSSGVESAPGVKDTDKITNFAFAVRLA, encoded by the coding sequence ATGCCCGCGAAAATCAAGATTTGCGGGATCAGCACACCCGAGGCGCTCGATGCGACCATCGCGGCGCGGGCGGACTATGCCGGGTTGGTGTTCTATCCAGCGTCGCCCCGTGCGGTTACGTCGAATGTCGCGGGCGCTTTGACATCGCGCGCAGCTGGCCAGATCGCCATGGTCGGTTTGTTCGTCGATGCGGATGATGCTGTCATCGCCGACGCACTGGTGGCAGCCAAGCTGAACGCGCTGCAGCTGCACGGTTCGGAATCGCCCGAACGCGTGGCCCAGTTGCGCGCGCGGTTTGGCAAGCCGGTGTGGAAGGCGCTGCCCGTCGCCAGCGCCAGCGATGTCGCACGCGCCGCAGCCTATGCCGGGGCGGCGGACTTGATCTTGTTCGACGCCAAGACCCCCAAAGGCGCGCTGCCCGGCGGCATGGGGTTGGCGTTCGACTGGTCGCTGCTGGCCGGATATCGCGGTGCCTTGCCGTGGGGGCTGGCAGGCGGGCTAAATCCGACGAATGTTGCCGAGGCGATTGCGCGCACCGGAGCGCCGCTGGTCGATACCTCCAGCGGCGTCGAAAGCGCGCCGGGCGTCAAGGATACCGACAAGATTACCAATTTCGCCTTTGCGGTGCGCTTGGCCTAA